A genome region from Anopheles stephensi strain Indian chromosome 2, UCI_ANSTEP_V1.0, whole genome shotgun sequence includes the following:
- the LOC118504004 gene encoding mantle protein-like — translation MKLMLVLCSLGALLQASIATHDINVPVLVPVPHIKKVPFSIPKIERTKGEIIKHVPEAVIKRVPVEKHVEVEKEVEVVKHVPVTKEVVVERPVEVIREVPIEKVVIEKVEVPYEVIKHVEKIKHIPVEKHIEVIKEVEEIREVPYKRYVFNKKPFPVPYNEPEEVQVPYTVPAPVAPVVAVVEPAEPTLKEKFHNLLPQAGSYLPDPVGFFKKMVNH, via the exons ATGAAGCTC ATGCTCGTTCTCTGCTCGCTAGGAGCGCTGCTCCAAGCGTCGATCGCCACACACGACATCAACGTGCCGGTGCTGGTACCGGTGCCCCACATCAAGAAGGTCCCGTTCAGCATCCCCAAGATCGAACGCACCAAGGGCGAAATCATCAAGCACGTACCGGAAGCGGTCATCAAGCGCGTCCCGGTGGAGAAGCACGTTGAGGTGGAGAaggaggtggaggtggtgAAGCATGTGCCCGTCACGAAGGAGGTTGTGGTCGAGCGGCCGGTTGAGGTGATACGCGAAGTTCCGATCGAGAAGGTGGTGATCGAAAAGGTCGAGGTACCGTACGAGGTGATCAAGCACGTGGAAAAGATCAAGCACATCCCGGTCGAGAAGCACATCGAGGTGATCAAGGAGGTGGAGGAGATCCGCGAGGTACCGTACAAGCGGTACGTGTTCAACAAGAAGCCCTTCCCGGTGCCGTACAACGAGCCGGAGGAGGTACAGGTGCCGTACACCGTGCCGGCACCGGTCGCACCGGTTGTCGCTGTGGTTGAACCGGCGGAACCGACGCTGAAGGAGAAGTTCCACAATCTGCTACCGCAGGCAGGCAGCTATCTGCCCGATCCGGTAGGATTTTTCAAGAAAATGGTGAACCATTAA
- the LOC118504007 gene encoding mantle protein-like, giving the protein MKLVIFFATLAILNVAQAKLVKVEVPVSVPIPVPEIQHIEKRVSTIKEVKVPYIQEVPEEHVVTHVKEVPVIKEVPVVNEITVYRDVEVVKEVPVEKIVHRRVEVPVEVIKEVELVREIPVIKEIPHVKVVKVIKEVPVEEVIEKDLPVAEPYPVKVPIHVPVPVQAHELHLTKLNKFSHLHGLKNFLG; this is encoded by the exons aTGAAACTG GTTATTTTCTTCGCCACGCTGGCGATTCTGAACGTGGCCCAAGCCAAGCTGGTGAAGGTGGAGGTACCGGTCTCCGTGCCGATCCCGGTCCCGGAGATTCAGCACATCGAGAAGCGCGTGTCGACCATCAAAGAGGTGAAAGTGCCGTACATTCAGGAGGTGCCGGAAGAGCATGTCGTTACGCACGTGAAGGAAGTGCCAGTCATCAAGGAGGTGCCGGTGGTGAACGAAATTACCGTGTACCGGGATGTGGAGGTCGTCAAGGAAGTGCCCGTGGAGAAGATTGTACACCGACGCGTCGAAGTTCCGGTGGAGGTTATTAAAGAGGTAGAGCTCGTGCGTGAGATACCGGTGATCAAGGAGATTCCCCACGTGAAAGTTGTGAAGGTGATCAAGGAAGTGCCGGTGGAGGAGGTTATCGAGAAGGATCTGCCCGTGGCAGAACCATACCCGGTGAAGGTTCCGATCCATGTTCCTGTCCCGGTTCAGGCGCACGAGCTGCACCTGACGAAGCTCAACAAGTTCTCGCACCTGCACGGTCTGAAGAATTTCCTGGGTTAA